A genome region from Tolypothrix sp. PCC 7712 includes the following:
- the alr gene encoding alanine racemase has translation MLSSKQVTPVASGTGCDTYAWLCQRAWVEIDLAALSQNVRQLVSLLSSQTQLMAVVKADAYGHGAVSVAKTALESGASWLGVATVPEGIQLREAGIKAPILILGAIQTPEQIQAIAQWKLQPTLCSPKQALVFSNTLEAIQHSSPLPVHIKLDTGMSRLGTNWQQTGEFVQLVKSLPHLSIASIYSHLATADDPDTTIMKEQHRRFEEAIAQIKAMGIEPPCLHLANSAATLADSSLHYNIVRVGLAVYGLYPSEHLQNTINLQPVLQVKARVTQVKTISAGTGVSYGHQFIAPHELRIAVVGIGYADGVPRHLSNNMQVLIRGQRIPQIGTITMDQLMVDVSSIPDIQEGEVVTLLGQQSKEKISANDWAKKLDTISWEILCGFKHRLPRVSMT, from the coding sequence ATGTTAAGTAGCAAACAAGTTACCCCAGTAGCCTCTGGGACGGGATGTGATACCTATGCTTGGTTGTGCCAACGTGCTTGGGTAGAAATTGATTTAGCAGCGTTATCGCAAAATGTCCGGCAATTAGTCAGCTTACTATCTTCACAGACTCAACTAATGGCAGTTGTCAAAGCTGATGCTTATGGACATGGTGCAGTTAGTGTTGCCAAAACAGCATTAGAATCAGGTGCTAGTTGGTTGGGAGTCGCTACAGTTCCCGAGGGGATTCAACTAAGAGAAGCAGGTATTAAAGCTCCCATATTAATATTAGGTGCTATCCAAACTCCCGAACAAATTCAGGCGATCGCCCAGTGGAAACTTCAACCCACATTGTGCAGCCCTAAGCAAGCTTTGGTATTTTCTAACACCCTAGAAGCAATACAACATAGTTCTCCTTTACCCGTACATATCAAATTAGATACGGGTATGTCTCGGTTAGGGACTAATTGGCAACAAACGGGTGAGTTTGTGCAGTTGGTAAAAAGTTTACCCCATCTGAGCATTGCTAGCATTTATTCTCACCTAGCAACAGCAGATGATCCAGACACTACGATCATGAAAGAACAGCATAGAAGATTTGAGGAAGCGATCGCTCAAATCAAAGCTATGGGAATTGAACCACCTTGTTTGCACTTGGCTAATTCCGCCGCCACTCTTGCAGATTCCAGCTTGCACTACAATATTGTGCGTGTTGGTTTAGCGGTTTACGGACTTTACCCCTCTGAGCATTTACAAAATACCATCAACCTCCAGCCAGTTTTGCAAGTCAAGGCACGTGTCACCCAAGTGAAAACTATTAGTGCTGGGACTGGTGTTAGCTACGGACATCAATTTATTGCCCCTCACGAACTCCGGATTGCAGTTGTGGGTATTGGTTACGCTGATGGTGTACCGCGTCATCTTTCCAACAATATGCAAGTGTTAATTCGTGGTCAGCGCATACCCCAAATTGGCACAATTACAATGGATCAGTTAATGGTTGATGTGAGTAGCATCCCTGATATCCAAGAGGGAGAAGTAGTTACATTATTAGGGCAACAGAGTAAAGAAAAAATCTCGGCTAACGATTGGGCAAAGAAATTAGATACTATTTCTTGGGAAATTCTTTGCGGGTTTAAGCATCGTTTACCTCGCGTATCAATGACTTAG
- a CDS encoding HNH endonuclease: MGKVLVLNASYEPLNITSWRRAAVLLIKGKAERIEHNGKFLYSDFPLPTVIRLRHYVRVPYKEIPLTRRNILHRDGHTCQYCGYTGDELTLDHVLPRSRGGGDSWENIVTACVRCNVKKGSRTPHEAHMLLRHPPRQPYSSLYFEVSKHLKSGLHQEWQKYVIGL; this comes from the coding sequence ATGGGTAAGGTTTTAGTCCTCAATGCCTCTTACGAACCGCTCAATATTACAAGTTGGCGACGAGCTGCGGTTTTGTTAATTAAGGGCAAGGCAGAACGCATTGAACATAACGGTAAATTCCTGTACTCGGATTTTCCATTGCCAACAGTAATCCGGTTGCGTCATTATGTGCGCGTTCCCTATAAAGAAATTCCTCTGACTCGAAGAAATATCTTGCACCGCGATGGTCATACTTGCCAATATTGCGGTTACACAGGGGACGAGCTAACTCTGGATCATGTTCTCCCGCGATCGCGTGGCGGTGGAGATAGTTGGGAGAACATTGTTACAGCTTGTGTGCGTTGTAATGTCAAAAAAGGCAGTCGCACGCCTCATGAAGCCCATATGCTTTTACGTCATCCTCCCCGCCAACCATACAGCAGCCTCTACTTTGAGGTGAGCAAGCATTTAAAGAGTGGATTGCACCAAGAGTGGCAAAAATATGTGATAGGTCTTTGA